One Kitasatospora sp. MAP12-44 DNA segment encodes these proteins:
- a CDS encoding glycosyltransferase family 4 protein, with the protein MTGQPPSTADRRPLRIALLSYRGDPFCGGQGVYVRHLSRELARLGHHVDVIGAQPFPVLDEVEGPGSVRLVELPSLDLYRADDPFRTPRREEYRGPVDLLEVATMWTGGFPEPLTFSLRARHHLALHKGRYDVVHDNQTLGYGLLGLARHGFPLVTTIHHPITVDRRLELEAAPTRLKRLSLRRWYAFTRMQRRVAARLEHIITVSGSSKAEITEQLGAAPGAVSVVPIGADTRLWSPSESVAVVPGRIVATSSADVPLKGLVHLVEALAKVRTERDAHLVVVCKKQGAGPVADAVRRFGLEPYIEFRTGLTDQELVDLYRSAEVACVPSLYEGFSLPAAEAMATGTPLVATTGGAIPEVAGPDGESCLAVAPGDAGALALALGRLLDDPELRARLGAAGRERVLARFTWERAAELTAERYRAAIATGAGQRARSGAGWRYVA; encoded by the coding sequence ATGACGGGGCAGCCACCCTCCACTGCCGACCGGCGGCCGCTGCGGATCGCACTCCTGTCCTATCGGGGCGACCCGTTCTGCGGCGGGCAGGGCGTGTACGTCCGCCACCTGTCGCGCGAGCTCGCCCGGCTCGGCCACCACGTGGACGTCATCGGCGCCCAGCCGTTCCCGGTGCTGGACGAGGTCGAGGGCCCCGGCTCGGTCCGCCTGGTGGAGCTGCCCAGCCTGGACCTCTACCGCGCGGACGACCCCTTCCGCACCCCGCGCCGCGAGGAGTACCGCGGCCCGGTGGACCTGCTGGAGGTCGCCACCATGTGGACCGGCGGGTTCCCCGAACCGCTGACCTTCTCGCTGCGCGCCCGCCACCACCTCGCCCTGCACAAGGGCCGCTACGACGTGGTGCACGACAACCAGACGCTCGGCTACGGCCTGCTGGGCCTGGCCCGGCACGGCTTCCCGCTGGTCACCACGATCCACCACCCGATCACCGTGGACCGCCGCCTCGAACTGGAGGCCGCCCCCACCCGGCTGAAGCGGCTCTCGCTGCGCCGCTGGTACGCCTTCACCCGGATGCAGCGCCGGGTGGCCGCGCGCCTGGAGCACATCATCACCGTCTCCGGCAGCTCTAAGGCCGAGATCACCGAGCAGCTGGGCGCCGCGCCCGGCGCCGTCTCGGTGGTGCCGATCGGCGCGGACACCCGGCTCTGGTCGCCGTCCGAGTCGGTCGCGGTGGTGCCGGGGCGGATCGTGGCGACCTCCAGCGCGGACGTGCCGCTCAAGGGCCTGGTGCACCTGGTCGAGGCGCTCGCCAAGGTGCGCACCGAGCGGGACGCGCACCTGGTCGTGGTCTGCAAGAAGCAGGGCGCCGGGCCGGTGGCGGACGCGGTGCGGCGCTTCGGCCTGGAGCCGTACATCGAGTTCCGCACCGGCCTGACCGACCAGGAGCTGGTGGACCTCTACCGCTCCGCCGAGGTGGCCTGCGTCCCCTCGCTCTACGAGGGCTTCTCGCTGCCCGCCGCCGAGGCGATGGCCACAGGCACGCCGCTGGTCGCCACCACCGGCGGGGCGATCCCCGAGGTGGCCGGGCCGGACGGCGAGAGCTGCCTGGCGGTGGCGCCGGGCGACGCCGGGGCGCTGGCGCTGGCACTGGGACGGCTGCTGGACGACCCCGAGCTGCGTGCCCGGCTCGGCGCGGCCGGGCGCGAGCGGGTGCTGGCCCGCTTCACCTGGGAACGGGCCGCCGAGCTGACCGCCGAGCGCTACCGCGCGGCCATCGCCACCGGTGCCGGGCAGCGCGCCCGGTCCGGTGCCGGCTGGCGCTACGTCGCCTGA
- a CDS encoding TetR family transcriptional regulator, whose translation MSTTAASPVNLALTPRQAERRRRILAAATALAARGGYEAVQMREVAEAASVALGTLYRYFPSKVHLLVAVMQDQLGRLLDQVRRHPPTGEDPAARVAETLTRAFHALQREPQLAEAMVRALSFADRSVSMEVDEVSKLTTAIILDAIGRPGPPDSLDERDRAAVRVIEHTWHSALVSWLSGRSSLDQVRADLATAARLLSI comes from the coding sequence TTGAGTACCACCGCCGCTTCGCCAGTGAACCTGGCGCTGACGCCGCGCCAGGCCGAACGGCGCCGCCGGATCCTGGCCGCCGCCACCGCGCTGGCCGCCCGGGGCGGGTACGAGGCGGTGCAGATGCGCGAGGTGGCCGAGGCGGCCTCCGTCGCGCTGGGCACGCTCTACCGGTACTTCCCGTCCAAGGTCCACCTGCTGGTGGCGGTGATGCAGGATCAGCTGGGCCGACTGCTCGACCAGGTCCGCCGCCACCCGCCGACCGGCGAGGACCCGGCGGCCCGGGTGGCCGAGACGCTCACCCGGGCCTTCCACGCCCTGCAGCGCGAGCCGCAGTTGGCCGAGGCGATGGTGCGGGCGCTGTCCTTCGCCGACCGCTCGGTCAGCATGGAGGTGGACGAGGTCAGCAAGCTCACCACCGCGATCATCCTGGACGCGATCGGCCGGCCCGGTCCGCCCGACTCCCTGGACGAGCGGGACCGCGCGGCGGTCCGGGTGATCGAGCACACCTGGCACTCGGCGCTGGTCAGCTGGCTCTCCGGGCGCTCCTCGCTGGACCAGGTCCGCGCCGACCTGGCCACCGCCGCCCGGCTGCTCTCGATCTGA
- a CDS encoding ubiquinol-cytochrome c reductase cytochrome b subunit, translated as MDARLPLFDVARGAVRKVFPDHWSFLLGELALYSLVVLLLTGVYLTFFFRPSMGEIVYQGSYQPLSGVRMTEAYSSALGISFDVRGGLLIRQIHHWGAVVFTAALSVHMLRVFFTGAFRRPRELNWLLGVTLFVLALLEGFSGYSLPDDLISGEGLRIAEGVMLSLPLVGSYLTFFVFGGPYPGNDIIPRLYSLHILLIPGLLVALVGAHLQLIVTLKHTHWGGRGRTNRNVVGLPFFPQFLARTVGLFFAVAAVLTALGALAQVNPIWLFGPYRPDQASTGSQPDWYMGFLEGSLRLMPATETRLLGHSVSWGALVPAVLLPGVIFTTLYVYPFAERWLTRGRGEHHLCDRPRNQPTRTGLGVGAIAFYAVLLVAGGDDVIVYSFGLTVNGFVWTFRALLVLLPPLCFVITKRVCLALQAHDRERLLAGDESGDVVQSVQGGYSERHRPLTADQRYDLLVRDVPEPLDEPAPAGPALLRRLARVRTALSRWFHRDRVELPATEEQYRRIAALVAPPARSAAEYEYEYEYEYEHQEDEQ; from the coding sequence CTGGACGCGCGGCTGCCGCTGTTCGACGTCGCCCGGGGCGCGGTCCGCAAGGTGTTCCCGGACCACTGGTCGTTCCTGCTGGGTGAACTCGCCCTCTACAGCCTCGTCGTGCTGCTGCTGACCGGCGTCTATCTGACCTTCTTCTTCCGCCCGAGCATGGGCGAGATCGTCTACCAGGGCTCCTACCAACCGCTGAGCGGCGTGCGGATGACCGAGGCGTACTCCTCCGCGCTGGGCATCAGCTTCGACGTCCGCGGCGGCCTGCTGATCCGTCAGATCCACCACTGGGGCGCGGTGGTGTTCACCGCCGCGCTCAGCGTGCACATGCTGCGGGTCTTCTTCACCGGCGCCTTCCGCCGCCCGCGCGAGCTGAACTGGCTGCTCGGCGTGACGCTCTTCGTGCTCGCGCTGCTGGAGGGCTTCTCGGGCTACTCGCTGCCCGACGACCTGATCTCCGGCGAGGGCCTGCGGATCGCCGAGGGCGTGATGCTCTCGCTGCCGCTGGTGGGCAGCTACCTGACGTTCTTCGTCTTCGGCGGCCCGTACCCCGGCAACGACATCATCCCGCGGCTCTACTCGCTGCACATCCTGCTGATCCCCGGCCTGCTGGTCGCGCTGGTCGGCGCGCACCTCCAGCTGATCGTCACCCTCAAGCACACCCACTGGGGCGGTCGCGGGCGGACCAACCGCAATGTGGTCGGGCTGCCGTTCTTCCCGCAGTTCCTGGCCCGCACCGTCGGGCTCTTCTTCGCGGTGGCCGCCGTGCTGACGGCACTCGGCGCGCTCGCCCAGGTCAACCCGATCTGGCTGTTCGGCCCCTACCGTCCCGACCAGGCCTCGACCGGCTCCCAACCCGACTGGTACATGGGCTTCCTGGAGGGATCGCTGCGCCTGATGCCGGCCACCGAGACCCGGCTGCTCGGCCACAGTGTCTCCTGGGGGGCGCTGGTCCCGGCGGTGCTGCTGCCCGGGGTGATCTTCACAACGCTGTACGTGTACCCCTTCGCCGAGCGGTGGCTCACCCGGGGGCGCGGCGAGCACCACCTGTGCGACCGCCCGCGCAACCAGCCGACCCGCACCGGCCTCGGGGTGGGCGCCATCGCGTTCTACGCCGTGCTGCTGGTGGCCGGCGGCGACGACGTGATCGTCTACTCGTTCGGCCTCACCGTGAACGGCTTCGTCTGGACCTTCCGGGCCCTGCTGGTGCTGCTGCCGCCGCTCTGCTTCGTCATCACCAAGCGGGTCTGCCTGGCCCTGCAGGCGCACGACCGCGAACGCCTGCTGGCCGGCGACGAGAGCGGGGACGTCGTCCAGTCGGTCCAGGGCGGCTACTCCGAGCGCCACCGGCCGCTGACCGCCGACCAGCGCTACGACCTGCTGGTACGGGACGTACCCGAGCCACTGGACGAGCCGGCGCCGGCCGGCCCCGCGCTGCTGCGCCGGCTGGCGCGGGTGCGTACGGCGCTCAGCCGCTGGTTCCACCGCGACCGGGTGGAACTGCCCGCCACCGAGGAGCAGTACCGGCGGATCGCCGCCCTGGTCGCACCCCCAGCCCGCAGCGCCGCCGAGTACGAGTACGAGTACGAGTACGAGTACGAGCACCAGGAGGACGAACAGTGA
- the ctaD gene encoding cytochrome c oxidase subunit I, producing MIGNLYLATSFGFFLVGGLLAMLMRAELMRPGLQFFTNEQYNQLFTMHGTIMLLLFATPTFVGFANAVMPLQIGAPDVAFPRLNAFTYWAFLLGALMVLSGFLTPQGAAAFGWFAYAPLNSAVFSPGTGADLWTMGLVVAGVGTILGAVNFITTITCLRAPGMTLFRMPIFSWNVLFTSIMVLMAFPVLTAALLALEADRKFGAHIFDAASGGALLWQHLFWFFGHPEVYIVALPFFGIISEILPVFSRKPIFGYASLVGATIAITALSMTVWAHHMFATGQVLLPFFSLMSFLIAVPTGVKFFNWIGTMWQGSLSFETPMLWSIGFLVTFLFGGLTGVLLAAPPIDFHVTDSYFVVAHMHYVLFGTVVFATFGGFYFWWPKLTGRMLDERLGRLHFGLLFVGFQTTFLVQHWLGAIGMPRRYADYLPSDGFTVLNTISSIGSFVLGASTLVFLYNVWWTARHAPKVTEDDPWGYGRSLEWATSCPPPKHNFLALPRIRSESPAFDLHHPEFRDGAL from the coding sequence ATGATCGGCAACCTCTACCTGGCCACCTCCTTCGGGTTCTTCCTGGTCGGCGGCCTGCTGGCGATGCTGATGCGGGCCGAACTGATGCGCCCTGGGCTGCAGTTCTTCACCAACGAGCAGTACAACCAGCTCTTCACCATGCACGGCACGATCATGCTGCTGCTCTTCGCGACCCCCACCTTCGTCGGCTTCGCCAACGCGGTCATGCCGCTGCAGATCGGCGCTCCCGACGTCGCCTTCCCGCGGCTGAACGCCTTCACCTACTGGGCGTTCCTGCTCGGCGCCCTGATGGTGCTCAGCGGCTTCCTGACCCCCCAGGGCGCCGCCGCCTTCGGCTGGTTCGCCTACGCGCCGCTCAACAGCGCGGTCTTCTCGCCCGGCACCGGCGCGGACCTGTGGACGATGGGCCTGGTGGTGGCCGGCGTCGGCACGATCCTGGGCGCGGTCAACTTCATCACCACCATCACCTGCCTGCGGGCCCCCGGGATGACGCTGTTCCGGATGCCGATCTTCAGCTGGAACGTGCTCTTCACCTCGATCATGGTGCTGATGGCCTTCCCGGTGCTGACCGCGGCGCTGCTCGCGCTGGAGGCCGACCGCAAGTTCGGCGCGCACATCTTCGACGCGGCCAGCGGCGGCGCGCTGCTGTGGCAGCACCTGTTCTGGTTCTTCGGCCACCCGGAGGTGTACATCGTCGCGCTGCCGTTCTTCGGCATCATCAGCGAGATCCTGCCGGTCTTCAGCCGCAAGCCGATCTTCGGCTACGCCAGCCTGGTCGGCGCGACGATCGCGATCACCGCGCTGTCGATGACGGTCTGGGCGCACCACATGTTCGCCACCGGCCAGGTGCTGCTGCCGTTCTTCTCGCTGATGTCGTTCCTGATCGCGGTGCCCACCGGGGTGAAGTTCTTCAACTGGATCGGCACCATGTGGCAGGGCTCGCTCTCCTTCGAGACGCCGATGCTCTGGTCGATCGGCTTCCTGGTGACCTTCCTGTTCGGCGGCCTGACCGGCGTGCTGCTGGCCGCCCCGCCGATCGACTTCCATGTCACGGACAGCTACTTCGTGGTGGCCCACATGCACTACGTGCTGTTCGGCACGGTGGTGTTCGCCACCTTCGGCGGCTTCTACTTCTGGTGGCCCAAGCTGACCGGCCGGATGCTGGACGAGCGGCTGGGCCGACTGCACTTCGGACTGCTCTTCGTCGGCTTCCAGACCACCTTCCTGGTCCAGCACTGGCTGGGCGCGATCGGCATGCCGCGCCGCTACGCCGACTACCTGCCCAGCGACGGCTTCACCGTGCTGAACACCATCTCCTCGATCGGCTCCTTCGTGCTGGGGGCCTCCACGCTGGTCTTCCTCTACAACGTCTGGTGGACCGCGCGGCACGCCCCGAAGGTGACCGAGGACGACCCGTGGGGGTACGGGCGGTCGCTGGAGTGGGCCACCTCCTGCCCGCCGCCCAAGCACAACTTCCTTGCGCTGCCCCGGATCCGCTCCGAATCCCCGGCGTTCGACCTGCACCACCCCGAGTTCCGCGACGGTGCCCTGTGA
- a CDS encoding cytochrome c oxidase subunit 4 — translation MKLEGWLFAGMALFLGVVALVYWLLSNEPTGTTVLTVGFLMSSLVGFFYYVQYRRGGARPQDRADGEIVDTAGPLGFFPPRSSWPAALAVGLTVLALGVVFGVWLALIGFALVGGAVVGFVFQYVGREGR, via the coding sequence GTGAAGCTGGAGGGGTGGCTGTTCGCCGGGATGGCGCTGTTCCTGGGCGTCGTCGCGCTGGTCTACTGGCTGCTCTCCAACGAGCCGACCGGCACCACCGTGCTGACCGTCGGCTTCCTGATGTCCTCGCTGGTCGGGTTCTTCTACTACGTGCAGTACCGGCGCGGCGGGGCCCGCCCGCAGGACCGCGCCGACGGCGAGATCGTCGACACCGCGGGCCCGCTGGGCTTCTTCCCGCCGCGCAGCAGCTGGCCGGCGGCGCTCGCGGTCGGGCTGACCGTGCTGGCGCTGGGTGTGGTGTTCGGGGTGTGGCTGGCGCTGATCGGCTTCGCGCTGGTGGGCGGGGCGGTGGTCGGATTCGTCTTCCAGTACGTGGGCCGCGAGGGGCGCTAG
- a CDS encoding terpene cyclase/mutase family protein, with protein sequence MSLERPIMLSPARTGATVLTAALLAGLAAAPALADTAAASPSPSPVAAPAALYGKSDPTYDGVWRQSLALTALAGAKITPADSAVAWLSGQQCADGGWPSFRADTAVPCTAATEDSNATSVAIQALTALGGHQGAVDKGVQWIKANQNADGTWSYNPGTPGDANSTGLVVSALRAAKTDPSTVAKAGKSALDGLAAFQLGCAAPADQRGAYAYQPDAKGALAANALATSQATLATAGGSLPVAAGALSGPAPTAPACADAATKLSPAQQAESASAYLATQLATGGNHLMLAMPGATPAPDYNATAWAALSLVRAGHPQQAADAVAWLAGTAGNWAKGPAGTDASATATLLLAAQATGHNQHAFGGTDLVAQLVAAGPTPKASTAGGQTGRSPVWIAGLGLIGGIGAGLVISMNRRRAAATRK encoded by the coding sequence GTGTCCCTCGAAAGGCCGATCATGCTCTCCCCCGCCCGCACCGGCGCCACCGTCCTGACCGCCGCCCTGCTGGCGGGTCTGGCCGCCGCGCCCGCCCTGGCCGACACCGCCGCCGCCTCGCCCTCGCCCTCCCCGGTGGCCGCGCCCGCCGCGCTGTACGGCAAGAGCGACCCGACGTATGACGGCGTCTGGCGCCAGTCGCTGGCGCTCACCGCGCTGGCGGGCGCGAAGATCACCCCGGCCGACTCCGCGGTCGCCTGGCTGAGCGGGCAGCAGTGCGCGGACGGCGGCTGGCCCTCGTTCCGGGCCGACACCGCCGTGCCCTGCACCGCCGCGACCGAGGACAGCAACGCGACCTCGGTGGCGATCCAGGCGCTGACCGCCCTCGGCGGGCACCAGGGCGCCGTGGACAAGGGCGTCCAGTGGATCAAGGCCAACCAGAACGCGGACGGCACCTGGTCCTACAACCCCGGCACCCCCGGGGACGCCAACTCCACCGGCCTGGTGGTGAGCGCGCTGCGGGCCGCGAAGACCGACCCGTCGACGGTGGCCAAGGCCGGCAAGAGCGCCCTGGACGGACTGGCCGCCTTCCAGCTCGGCTGCGCCGCCCCCGCCGACCAGCGCGGCGCCTACGCCTACCAGCCGGACGCCAAGGGCGCACTCGCCGCCAACGCGCTGGCCACCTCGCAGGCCACCCTCGCCACCGCCGGCGGCTCGCTGCCGGTGGCCGCCGGCGCGCTCTCGGGCCCCGCCCCCACCGCGCCGGCCTGCGCGGACGCGGCGACCAAGCTGTCCCCGGCCCAGCAGGCCGAATCCGCCTCGGCCTACCTCGCCACGCAACTCGCCACCGGCGGCAACCACTTGATGCTCGCGATGCCCGGCGCCACGCCGGCTCCCGACTACAACGCCACCGCCTGGGCCGCGCTCAGCCTGGTCCGCGCCGGGCACCCGCAGCAGGCGGCCGACGCCGTCGCCTGGCTGGCCGGCACGGCGGGCAACTGGGCCAAGGGCCCGGCCGGCACCGACGCCTCGGCCACCGCCACCCTGCTGCTGGCCGCCCAGGCCACCGGCCACAACCAGCACGCCTTCGGCGGGACGGACCTGGTCGCCCAGCTCGTCGCGGCCGGTCCCACCCCCAAGGCCTCGACGGCCGGCGGGCAGACCGGCCGCTCGCCGGTCTGGATCGCCGGGCTCGGGCTGATCGGCGGCATCGGCGCCGGGCTCGTCATCAGCATGAACCGCAGGCGCGCCGCCGCCACCCGCAAGTGA
- a CDS encoding SCO2322 family protein produces the protein MTAAFRRSAAALTAILPAALTAALTTVLTAVLLCLLAAAPAGAASSYRYWSFWQQSSGSWSYQQQGAAVHIPADGSVDGWRFTLSTDGGKDTERPRSAPDFAASCANTPAQRGKKRVAVLLDFGTPADSSSAATPPAARSACAVLDPTASSADALAAVAPPLRYDTSGLICAIAGYPSAGCGEVAAAPAPAKPAGNGPNLGLLAGGALVLLLGAGAWWQARRR, from the coding sequence GTGACGGCGGCGTTTCGGCGGTCGGCGGCGGCCCTGACGGCCATCCTGCCGGCTGCCCTGACCGCTGCCCTGACCACTGTCCTGACCGCTGTCCTGCTGTGCCTGCTGGCCGCCGCCCCGGCCGGCGCCGCCTCCAGCTACCGCTACTGGTCCTTCTGGCAGCAGTCCAGCGGGAGTTGGAGCTACCAGCAGCAGGGCGCCGCGGTGCACATCCCGGCGGACGGCTCGGTGGACGGCTGGCGCTTCACGCTCAGCACCGACGGCGGCAAGGACACCGAACGCCCGCGCAGCGCGCCCGACTTCGCCGCGAGCTGCGCCAACACGCCTGCCCAGCGGGGGAAGAAGCGGGTCGCGGTGCTGCTGGACTTCGGCACGCCCGCCGACTCGTCCTCCGCCGCGACCCCGCCGGCGGCTCGCAGCGCCTGCGCGGTGCTGGATCCCACCGCCAGCTCGGCCGACGCGCTGGCCGCCGTCGCGCCGCCGCTGCGCTACGACACCAGCGGGCTGATCTGCGCCATCGCGGGCTATCCGTCCGCCGGTTGCGGAGAGGTCGCCGCTGCGCCGGCCCCGGCGAAGCCGGCCGGCAACGGCCCGAACCTCGGCCTGCTGGCCGGCGGCGCGCTGGTCCTGCTGCTCGGCGCGGGGGCCTGGTGGCAGGCCCGGCGGCGATGA
- a CDS encoding CbiQ family ECF transporter T component, producing the protein MTTRSRGTRSRGTRSTIGPRQLHPGAWWLWALGLAAAASRTTDPLLLLLIVGVAGYVVAARRTQAPWSRSYGAFLRIGLAVLVARLLFAVLLGSPVPGSHVLLSLPQLPLPGWAQGVRIGGRVTLEALLFALYDGLRLATLLVCVGAANALASPARLLRMLPGALYEVGVAVVVATSFAPNLVADVQRLRAARRLRGRADRGVRSVLSVGLPVLESALERSVALAAAMDTRGFGRTVPVPRPVARATAALTGGGLLALCAATYGLLTAGTGGWPLPVLLGGLAATGGGLLLGSRRTVRTSYRPDPWALAEWLVAGSGVLAAGALIWLSGRNPGAFAPSVVPPTAPTLPLAAAAAVLLALLPAVAAPTPAPAREAEHP; encoded by the coding sequence ATGACCACCCGGTCGCGGGGCACCCGGTCGCGGGGCACCCGGTCCACCATCGGACCGCGCCAACTGCACCCGGGCGCCTGGTGGTTGTGGGCGCTCGGGCTGGCGGCGGCGGCCTCCAGGACCACCGACCCGCTGCTGCTCCTGCTGATCGTCGGGGTGGCCGGCTATGTGGTCGCCGCCCGCCGCACGCAGGCACCCTGGTCCCGCTCGTACGGCGCCTTCCTGCGGATCGGGCTGGCCGTGCTGGTCGCCCGACTGCTCTTCGCGGTGCTGCTCGGCTCACCGGTCCCGGGCTCGCACGTGCTGCTGTCGCTGCCCCAACTGCCGCTGCCCGGCTGGGCCCAGGGCGTGCGGATCGGCGGCCGGGTCACCCTGGAGGCGCTGCTCTTCGCGCTCTACGACGGCCTGCGGCTGGCCACCCTGCTGGTCTGCGTCGGCGCCGCCAACGCGCTCGCCTCGCCGGCCCGACTGCTGCGGATGCTGCCCGGCGCGCTCTACGAGGTGGGCGTGGCCGTGGTGGTGGCCACCTCGTTCGCGCCCAACCTGGTCGCGGACGTCCAACGGCTGCGCGCCGCACGGCGGTTGCGCGGACGGGCGGACCGGGGCGTGCGCTCGGTGCTCAGTGTCGGGCTGCCGGTGCTGGAGAGCGCGCTGGAGCGCTCGGTGGCACTGGCCGCCGCGATGGACACCCGCGGCTTCGGCCGCACCGTGCCCGTCCCGCGCCCGGTCGCCCGAGCCACCGCCGCGCTGACCGGCGGCGGACTGCTCGCCCTGTGCGCCGCCACGTACGGCCTGCTCACCGCCGGCACCGGCGGCTGGCCCCTGCCGGTCCTGCTGGGCGGCCTCGCGGCCACCGGCGGCGGCCTGCTGCTCGGTAGCCGACGTACCGTCAGAACCAGCTACCGGCCCGACCCTTGGGCCCTGGCCGAGTGGCTGGTAGCCGGTTCCGGGGTGCTGGCGGCCGGCGCGCTGATCTGGCTCTCCGGGCGCAACCCGGGCGCCTTCGCGCCCTCGGTGGTCCCACCGACCGCGCCCACCCTGCCGCTGGCCGCCGCGGCCGCCGTGCTGCTCGCGCTGCTGCCCGCCGTCGCCGCACCCACGCCCGCACCTGCAAGAGAGGCCGAGCACCCGTGA
- a CDS encoding ABC transporter ATP-binding protein, with protein sequence MITFEQVSVHYADAAEPALTGVDLTIPEGELCLLVGPSGAGKSTLLGAVSGLVPHFTGGVLHGRVTVAGRDTRSHRPRELADVVGTVGQDPRAHFVTDTVEDELAYGMESLGIAPEVMRRRVEETLDLLGLAELRDRALGSLSGGQQQRVAIGSVLTVHPQVLVLDEPTSALDPGAAEEVLAVLQRLVHDLGTTVLMAEHRLERVVQYADQVLLLPGGGQPPVLGEPAEVLAHSPVFPPVVGLGRVAGWSPLPLTVRDARRRAAPLRARLSELLPATTSTATPSAAASAGPPMASADRLTVRRGPVPALRGVDLALRPGEITALMGRNGAGKSTLLGALAGLHAPASGTVRVGPLTPHKARPKELIRQVALVPQDPRDLLYGETVAAECAAADQDADAAPGTCRALVERLIPGIADATHPRDLSEGQRLSLALGVVLTARPALLLLDEPTRGLDYAAKARLVEILEALAADGHAILLATHDVELAAELAHRTVVLADGEIVADGPSADVVLGSPAFAPQVAKVLQPQPWLTVRQVAAALSSVPSVASPPSLPSLPSLPEEPAR encoded by the coding sequence GTGATCACCTTCGAGCAGGTCTCGGTGCACTACGCCGACGCCGCCGAACCAGCGCTGACCGGCGTCGACCTGACCATCCCCGAGGGCGAACTCTGCCTGCTGGTCGGCCCCTCCGGCGCGGGCAAGTCGACGCTGCTGGGAGCGGTCAGCGGACTCGTCCCGCACTTCACCGGCGGCGTGCTGCACGGCCGGGTCACGGTCGCCGGGCGCGACACCCGCAGCCACCGTCCGCGTGAACTCGCGGACGTGGTGGGCACGGTGGGCCAGGACCCGCGCGCCCACTTCGTCACCGACACGGTCGAGGACGAACTCGCCTACGGCATGGAGTCGCTGGGCATCGCACCCGAGGTGATGCGCCGCCGGGTGGAGGAGACGCTCGACCTGCTGGGCCTGGCCGAGCTGCGCGACCGGGCCCTCGGCTCGCTCTCCGGCGGCCAGCAGCAGCGGGTCGCGATCGGCTCGGTGCTCACCGTCCACCCCCAGGTGCTGGTGCTGGACGAGCCCACCTCCGCGCTGGACCCCGGCGCGGCCGAGGAGGTGCTCGCCGTACTGCAGCGGCTGGTGCACGACCTGGGCACCACCGTGCTGATGGCCGAGCACCGCCTGGAGCGGGTCGTCCAGTACGCCGACCAGGTGCTGCTGCTGCCCGGCGGCGGGCAGCCCCCGGTGCTCGGCGAGCCGGCCGAGGTGCTGGCGCACTCGCCGGTCTTCCCGCCGGTGGTGGGCCTGGGCCGGGTGGCGGGCTGGTCGCCGCTGCCGCTCACCGTTCGCGACGCCCGCCGGCGGGCCGCGCCACTGCGCGCCCGCCTTTCCGAGCTGCTTCCCGCCACCACCAGCACGGCCACCCCTTCGGCCGCCGCTTCGGCCGGCCCGCCGATGGCTTCAGCGGATCGGCTGACGGTGCGGCGCGGCCCGGTCCCCGCGCTGCGCGGCGTCGACCTCGCGCTGCGGCCGGGCGAGATCACCGCACTGATGGGACGCAACGGCGCGGGCAAGTCCACCCTGCTCGGCGCACTGGCCGGGCTGCACGCCCCCGCCTCCGGCACCGTCCGGGTCGGACCGCTCACCCCGCACAAGGCCCGGCCCAAGGAGCTGATCCGCCAGGTCGCCCTGGTCCCGCAGGACCCGCGCGACCTGCTCTACGGCGAGACGGTCGCCGCCGAGTGCGCCGCCGCCGACCAGGACGCCGACGCGGCGCCCGGCACCTGCCGCGCACTGGTCGAACGCCTGATCCCCGGCATCGCCGACGCCACCCACCCGCGCGACCTCTCCGAGGGCCAGCGGCTCAGCCTGGCGCTGGGCGTCGTACTGACGGCCCGGCCGGCCCTGCTGCTGCTCGACGAGCCGACCCGCGGTCTTGACTACGCGGCCAAGGCACGGCTGGTGGAGATCCTCGAAGCGCTGGCGGCCGACGGACACGCGATCCTGCTGGCCACCCATGACGTCGAGCTGGCCGCCGAACTCGCGCACCGCACGGTGGTGCTGGCGGACGGCGAGATCGTCGCGGACGGGCCGTCGGCGGACGTGGTGCTGGGCTCGCCCGCGTTCGCGCCGCAGGTCGCCAAGGTGCTGCAGCCGCAGCCGTGGCTGACCGTCCGCCAGGTCGCCGCCGCGCTCTCCTCGGTCCCCTCGGTCGCCTCTCCCCCCTCGCTCCCCTCGCTCCCCTCGCTCCCCGAGGAGCCGGCCCGATGA